A portion of the Acidobacteriota bacterium genome contains these proteins:
- a CDS encoding polymer-forming cytoskeletal protein: MYTPRPVNGGRGDADSLGSLPEFDLPEGVSSLGQGLAATGELTAAEHLIIEGSFDGQVFVPDHDVAIGRRGQVSGEILASNITVLGRATGRLIADRVEIADGATVEGEIVTERLVITDGAVFQGVVDPSRADAAFAVFRHERSRRG, translated from the coding sequence ATGTACACCCCGCGTCCGGTGAACGGCGGTCGCGGCGACGCCGACAGTCTGGGCTCCCTCCCGGAGTTCGATCTTCCGGAAGGGGTGTCGTCGCTCGGGCAGGGACTCGCCGCAACCGGCGAGCTCACCGCCGCTGAGCATCTGATCATCGAGGGCTCGTTCGACGGGCAGGTGTTCGTTCCCGACCACGACGTCGCCATCGGCCGGCGCGGTCAGGTCTCGGGCGAGATCCTCGCCAGCAACATCACCGTGCTCGGGCGGGCCACCGGGCGCCTGATCGCGGACCGGGTGGAGATCGCCGACGGGGCGACGGTCGAGGGCGAGATCGTCACGGAGCGATTGGTAATCACGGACGGCGCGGTCTTCCAGGGCGTGGTCGATCCCTCCCGGGCCGACGCCGCCTTTGCCGTATTCCGCCACGAGCGCAGCAGGCGGGGATAG
- a CDS encoding phosphomannomutase/phosphoglucomutase: protein MTHTIDPNIFKAYDVRGLYDAEITADAAQRIGRAFVAYLGAGRIAVGRDMRTSAPEIAGAFIDGALRQGADVVDYGLIGTDMLYYGVARDDLEGGAMITASHNPKEYIGMKLVRRQALPLSGDAGIGDIRDMVLGDRIPPAPRSSGRRTTDDILAGYLEHVFSFIDVDAVRPFDLVLDAGSGIAGLVAPHLFDRLPCRTTRLCFEVDGTFPHHEANPLIEENRRGLIARVKSDGADAGIAWDGDADRCFFIDGDGGFVAGDFITALLAEAFLRKQPGAKIIYDVRASHAVKDTVATYGGTALMNRVGHAFFKARMRKEDALFGGEVTGHYYFRDNYFADNGFIPALLLLELMSVHGRTLGDLLAPLRETYFISGEINTRMPDMDTVKATMDSLAERYRDGHVYRLDGVSVEYDSWHFNVRPSNTEPLIRLNLEATSRAEMERRRDEVLAMVRR from the coding sequence ATGACACACACGATCGATCCGAACATCTTCAAGGCCTATGACGTGCGCGGCCTCTACGACGCCGAGATCACCGCCGACGCGGCGCAGCGGATCGGGCGGGCCTTCGTGGCCTACCTCGGTGCCGGCCGCATCGCGGTCGGCCGCGACATGCGGACCAGCGCTCCCGAGATCGCCGGCGCGTTCATCGACGGTGCGCTACGGCAGGGGGCCGACGTGGTCGACTACGGTCTGATCGGGACCGACATGCTCTACTACGGCGTCGCACGGGACGATCTCGAAGGCGGCGCGATGATCACCGCATCGCACAACCCGAAGGAGTACATCGGGATGAAGCTGGTGCGGCGGCAGGCGCTCCCGCTCAGCGGTGACGCCGGCATCGGCGACATCCGCGACATGGTCCTCGGAGACCGCATCCCGCCGGCGCCCCGATCGTCCGGCAGGCGCACCACCGACGACATTCTCGCCGGCTATCTCGAGCACGTGTTCTCGTTCATCGACGTCGACGCCGTCCGCCCCTTCGACCTCGTGCTCGATGCCGGCAGCGGCATCGCCGGGCTCGTGGCGCCCCACCTGTTCGATCGGCTGCCGTGCCGCACCACCCGGCTCTGCTTCGAGGTGGACGGCACGTTCCCGCACCACGAGGCGAACCCGCTGATCGAGGAGAACCGGCGCGGCCTGATCGCGCGCGTCAAGTCCGACGGCGCGGACGCCGGCATCGCCTGGGACGGCGACGCGGATCGCTGCTTCTTCATCGACGGCGACGGCGGGTTCGTGGCGGGCGACTTCATCACGGCCCTGCTCGCCGAGGCGTTTCTCCGCAAGCAGCCGGGCGCGAAGATCATCTACGACGTGCGCGCCAGCCACGCGGTCAAGGACACCGTGGCGACCTACGGGGGCACCGCGCTGATGAACCGTGTCGGCCATGCGTTCTTCAAGGCGCGGATGCGCAAGGAGGATGCCCTCTTCGGCGGCGAGGTCACCGGGCACTACTACTTCCGCGACAACTACTTCGCCGACAACGGCTTCATTCCGGCGCTGCTCCTCCTGGAGTTGATGTCCGTCCATGGCCGGACCCTCGGCGACCTGCTCGCGCCCCTCCGCGAGACCTACTTCATCTCCGGCGAGATCAACACGCGCATGCCGGACATGGACACCGTGAAGGCCACGATGGACAGCCTGGCGGAGCGCTACCGCGACGGGCACGTGTACCGACTCGACGGCGTCTCGGTCGAGTACGACTCGTGGCACTTCAACGTCCGCCCCTCCAACACGGAGCCGCTCATCCGGCTCAACCTGGAAGCGACCAGCCGCGCCGAAATGGAGCGGCGGCGCGACGAGGTGCTCGCGATGGTCCGGCGCTAG
- the pgsA gene encoding CDP-diacylglycerol--glycerol-3-phosphate 3-phosphatidyltransferase: MNLPNTLTLARIFLVPLLVVVLLTRFEAELVFGVPREILGAAIFGIAALTDWLDGYLARRRRQVTQLGQLMDPLADKLLITAALVSLVQMGMASAWMVAVILGRELAITVFRSLTYARGVTIPASSLGKVKMVTQVVAILLLILGNQVWLFWVLGQVALWLVLVASLWSAIDYYRRFGGILVHSRVAPSFEAADRRPEAVEKKRAKVG, from the coding sequence ATGAACCTGCCGAACACGCTTACGTTGGCCCGCATCTTCCTGGTTCCGTTGCTGGTCGTGGTGCTGCTGACCCGCTTCGAGGCCGAGTTGGTGTTCGGCGTCCCGCGCGAGATTCTCGGCGCCGCCATCTTCGGGATCGCGGCGTTGACGGATTGGCTGGACGGCTACCTCGCCCGCCGCCGCCGGCAGGTGACCCAGCTCGGGCAGCTCATGGACCCGCTCGCCGACAAGCTGCTGATTACGGCGGCGCTCGTGTCGCTGGTGCAGATGGGCATGGCGTCGGCGTGGATGGTGGCCGTCATCCTGGGCCGCGAGCTCGCCATCACGGTGTTCCGCAGCCTGACGTACGCGCGCGGCGTCACGATCCCGGCGTCTTCTCTCGGGAAGGTCAAGATGGTGACGCAGGTGGTGGCGATCCTGCTCCTGATACTCGGGAACCAGGTCTGGCTCTTCTGGGTGCTGGGACAGGTGGCGCTCTGGCTCGTGCTGGTCGCGTCGCTGTGGTCGGCGATCGATTACTACCGCCGGTTCGGCGGGATCCTGGTGCATTCGCGGGTCGCCCCTTCTTTCGAAGCCGCGGATCGCCGGCCCGAGGCCGTCGAGAAGAAGCGCGCCAAGGTCGGTTGA
- a CDS encoding NDP-sugar synthase, whose amino-acid sequence MLYRLTRRSLYSGRRLRRARADGWRRHAMIEVMKAVLLAGGLGTRLRPLTLNTPKPIVPIFDRPFLYHQIDLVKRVPDVDEVILSLNYHPQHIQAVVGRGEDAGLPIRYVVEPEPLGTGGAIKFVEPYLEGTTIVFNGDVLTEIDLAALVEHHRARRARATIVLAPVEDPSRYGLVETDDDGNVTRFLEKPDPEQITCNTINAGIYVLEPDTFDRIPANTRYSIERGYFPSLVEHGDAFTAYIENGYWLDIGTPAAYRQAHRDILDARCRTRGATLAGAGEPTVAGDASIAPTARLLAPCFVGPGSTVHPDAEIGPHAVLGGGSVIESAASVRDTIVWPESVIGAGAAVDGAIVGRRCRIGEHARIAPGLVLGDDSTLTPYTRFE is encoded by the coding sequence ATGCTCTACCGCTTGACCCGGCGGTCATTGTACTCCGGCCGCCGCCTGCGCCGGGCTCGGGCCGACGGCTGGCGGCGACACGCTATGATCGAGGTCATGAAAGCGGTCCTGCTGGCCGGAGGACTCGGCACGCGCCTCCGGCCTCTCACCCTCAACACACCGAAGCCGATCGTGCCCATCTTCGATCGTCCGTTTCTCTATCATCAGATCGACCTCGTGAAGCGGGTGCCGGACGTCGACGAGGTGATTCTGAGCCTCAACTATCATCCCCAGCACATCCAGGCCGTAGTGGGACGGGGCGAAGACGCCGGCCTCCCCATCCGCTACGTCGTCGAGCCGGAACCGCTCGGCACCGGAGGCGCCATCAAGTTCGTCGAGCCGTACCTCGAGGGCACGACCATCGTCTTCAACGGCGACGTGCTGACGGAGATAGACCTGGCCGCGCTCGTCGAGCACCACCGGGCGCGACGCGCCCGCGCGACGATCGTGCTGGCGCCGGTCGAGGACCCGTCGCGGTACGGCCTGGTGGAGACGGACGACGACGGCAATGTCACGCGGTTCCTCGAGAAGCCCGATCCGGAGCAGATTACGTGCAACACGATCAACGCCGGCATCTACGTACTGGAGCCCGACACGTTCGACAGGATTCCGGCCAACACGCGGTACTCGATTGAACGCGGGTACTTTCCCTCCCTGGTCGAGCACGGCGATGCGTTCACGGCGTATATCGAAAACGGATACTGGCTGGACATCGGGACGCCGGCGGCCTATCGGCAAGCGCACCGCGACATTCTCGACGCCCGCTGCCGGACGCGCGGCGCGACGCTGGCCGGCGCGGGCGAGCCCACGGTGGCCGGCGATGCCTCGATCGCGCCGACTGCTCGTCTGCTGGCCCCCTGCTTCGTGGGCCCCGGCTCGACCGTGCATCCCGACGCCGAGATTGGCCCCCACGCGGTCCTCGGCGGCGGCAGCGTGATCGAGTCGGCCGCCAGCGTACGCGACACCATCGTCTGGCCGGAGTCGGTGATCGGCGCCGGCGCAGCGGTGGACGGCGCCATCGTCGGCCGCCGCTGCCGCATCGGCGAGCACGCCCGCATCGCCCCGGGCCTCGTCCTGGGCGACGACTCGACGCTGACCCCCTATACACGTTTCGAATGA